The genomic interval CGAGTGCCTCTCTCCGCGCCTCAACACGCTCTTCGCCACCGAGGCGTTCCTCGGCCCCGACGCGGATCTTCCCCCCAACACGTCGCTGGTCGGCCCCTCCATTCCGCCGGAGCCCCGAGGCGACGAGGTGGACTTCCCGTGGGCGCGACTGGGCTCGAAGCCCGTGGTGTACGTGTCCTTCGGCAGCCAGATTTCGTGGCAGCCCACGCTGTTCCGCACCATCGCCGAGGCCGCCGCGCCGCTGGGTGTCACGCTGGTCCTCAGCGCCGGAGAGCTGGCCGACACGGATTTCTCGCGCTCGCTGCCCGGCGACGTGGTGGCCGTCCCCTACACGCCCCAGCGCCAGCTCCTCCCGAAGGCCTCCGTCTTCGTCTCGCATGGTGGCGCCAACTCGGTGATGGAGGCGTTGACGGCGGGAGTGCCACTCCTGCTGCTGCCCGTCTGCAATGACCAACCCATCCAGGCCCACTTCCTCCGGACCTCGGGCGCGGGGCTCACGAGAGAGCCCGGCACGCTGACGGTGGAGGACTGCCGCGACGCGCTTCGCCAACTCCTGGAGCCGGGCACTCCGCTGCGCGCGAAGCTCGCCACCATCTCCGCGTCGTATCGCGCCCGTGATGGCGCGAAGGAAGCCGCCGAGCGCATCGTCCGGCTCGTCACATGAGGCGTTGCCCTCGAAGCCGGCGCTCCGGCCGATGGGCCACGCCACCAGGGGGACTGGCCGACATGCGCATCCACGTATGGGCGCCTCGCGCGAAACGGGAGGCCACGCAAACGGGCCTGGCCGGCATGAGCAGCTCCTCGCGAGCCTCACGCACACGCCATGACGGCGCGCAGCCACCGGGGACACCCGCGTGAGCTCCCTCGCGCAACCGTGGCGCGCACGCCGCTATCGGGCACCGGACGTGACGCCGCTCGAGGTCTGGAACCTCCCGGTGCTCGGACATGAGCTGTGGGAGCTGCTGAGCACCCCGCGCGTGGAGGCGGACCGCCGCGAAGGAGTACCCGAGGCGCGGCTCGCACATCGCCTGATGCCCGGCCTCGTCTCCGCCGTGGAATCGCTGGTCCTTCGGCACGCGGCGGACGCGGTGTGGCTCACCGGTGGACTGCTGTGCCTGCGAGACTTCAGGCCCGCGCTCGAGGAGGCAGCCCGAGAGCTTCGCTGCCCCGTCCATCTCGCGGAGTCCCCCCGCTACGCTCCGGTGCTCGC from Myxococcus stipitatus carries:
- a CDS encoding glycosyltransferase; amino-acid sequence: MSRILIGTSPEKGHINPMMGVAQWLRRMGHTVGWLCIPEPAPQLAKLGVEVLHLPASAQEAPGIETGGEALARLVRDEVALGKWIRGLLIDAVPALLEPVSQVVRSFRPDVMALDGMQYAAVLAAHREKIPWAGVSSALSLLEPMEDYGLRRNVRALAHERAALFAKHGFDASFRNCECLSPRLNTLFATEAFLGPDADLPPNTSLVGPSIPPEPRGDEVDFPWARLGSKPVVYVSFGSQISWQPTLFRTIAEAAAPLGVTLVLSAGELADTDFSRSLPGDVVAVPYTPQRQLLPKASVFVSHGGANSVMEALTAGVPLLLLPVCNDQPIQAHFLRTSGAGLTREPGTLTVEDCRDALRQLLEPGTPLRAKLATISASYRARDGAKEAAERIVRLVT